Proteins from a single region of Vanessa cardui chromosome 13, ilVanCard2.1, whole genome shotgun sequence:
- the LOC124534752 gene encoding heterogeneous nuclear ribonucleoprotein 27C isoform X4, which translates to MRMNPDMDDDEKGKLFVGGLSWETSQENLQRYFSRYGDVIDCVVMKNSESGRSRGFGFVTFAEPALVNVVLQNGPHQLDGRTIDPKPCNPRTLQKPKRGGGYPKVFLGGLPSNITETDLRVFFGRYGKVMEVVIMYDQEKKKSRGFGFLSFEDEISVERVTQEHFINLNGKQVEIKRAEPRDGSGKLGSGGGGMGGAGMGGAPGDAPAAGQWGPPQAAPMNIIQGHNGQMGGPPINMPMAGPNIMQGYQGWGTSAGQTSYAGYGAAGGAGGPGNYQGWGAPPAPQAPPHAPAWPATNNYTQHAQPPAQGYGSYGSYVPLSEGGEMYGRGGGGAAGGAAPALAGALSSAALSKSSSADYSTYQQYPPAYQQDQGSSYGGGGSRYGAGGEYHSGAAQPPGDDYEYTGGSGDGYQRSSKRSHHGTSSSGSASASSYHPYRR; encoded by the exons ATGCGTATGAATCCAGACATGGACGATGATGAGAAGGG AAAACTGTTTGTTGGTGGTCTGTCATGGGAAACGTCCCAAGAGAACTTGCAGCGGTATTTCTCCCGTTATGGTGACGTCATCGACTGCGTCGTCATGAAGAACAGCGAGTCGGGTCGCTCGAGGGGTTTCGGCTTCGTTACGTTCGCTGAACCGGCTTTGGTTAACGTCGTTCTGCAGAATGGACCCCATCAATTGGATGGCAG AACAATCGATCCGAAGCCTTGCAATCCCCGAACTTTGCAAAAACCAAAACGGGGCGGTGGCTACCCTAAGGTTTTCCTCGGCGGTCTGCCCTCTAACATCACCGAGACCGACCTGCGTGTGTTTTTCGGCCGCTATGGGAAAgtcatggaggtcgtcattatgTATGACCAGGAGAAAAAGAAGTCTCGAG GCTTCGGATTCCTGTCGTTTGAAGACGAGATCTCTGTGGAAAGGGTGACCCAGGAACACTTTATCAACCTCAACGGGAAACAA GTGGAGATCAAGCGCGCGGAACCACGCGACGGGTCTGGTAAGCTGGGCTCGGGTGGTGGCGGCATGGGCGGCGCGGGCATGGGCGGAGCGCCCGGAGACGCGCCCGCCGCCGGCCAGTGGGGACCGCCGCAGGCCGCGCCCATGAACATCATCCAGGGGCACAACGGACAGATGGGAGGACCTCCCATCAACATGCCCATGGCTGGTCCCAATATCATGCAAGG GTACCAGGGCTGGGGCACGTCGGCCGGGCAGACGTCGTACGCGGGCTACGGCGCGGccggcggcgcgggcgggccCGGCAACTACCAGGGCTGGGGCGCGCCGCCCGCCCCGCAGGCGCCGCCGCACGCGCCCGCCTGGCCCGCCACCAACAACTACACGCAACACGCGCAGCCGCCCGCGCAGGGCTACGGCAGCTACG GCTCGTACGTGCCGCTGTCGGAGGGCGGCGAGATGTacgggcgcggcggcggcggcgcggcgggcggcgcggcgccggCGCTGGCGGGCGCGCTGTCGTCCGCCGCGCTGTCCAAGTCCTCCTCGGCGGACTACTCCACGTACCAGCAGTACCCGCCCGCCTACCAGCAGGACCAG GGCTCGTCGTACGGCGGCGGCGGGTCGCGCTACGGCGCGGGCGGCGAGTACCACTCGGGCGCCGCGCAGCCGCCAG GTGATGATTACGAATACACGGGCGGCTCCGGAGATGGTTACCAGAGATCGTCGAAACGCAGCCACCACGGCACATCGAGCAGTGGCAGCGCATCAGCGTCATCTTACCATCCCTATCGGCGTTAA
- the LOC124534752 gene encoding heterogeneous nuclear ribonucleoprotein 27C isoform X3, protein MRMNPDMDDDEKGKLFVGGLSWETSQENLQRYFSRYGDVIDCVVMKNSESGRSRGFGFVTFAEPALVNVVLQNGPHQLDGRTIDPKPCNPRTLQKPKRGGGYPKVFLGGLPSNITETDLRVFFGRYGKVMEVVIMYDQEKKKSRGFGFLSFEDEISVERVTQEHFINLNGKQVEIKRAEPRDGSGKLGSGGGGMGGAGMGGAPGDAPAAGQWGPPQAAPMNIIQGHNGQMGGPPINMPMAGPNIMQGYQGWGTSAGQTSYAGYGAAGGAGGPGNYQGWGAPPAPQAPPHAPAWPATNNYTQHAQPPAQGYGSYANYSSAPAGASAGGSWTNWSMPQNSNSTGSGSYVPLSEGGEMYGRGAALSKSSSADYSTYQQYPPAYQQDQGSSYGGGGSRYGAGGEYHSGAAQPPGDDYEYTGGSGDGYQRSSKRSHHGTSSSGSASASSYHPYRR, encoded by the exons ATGCGTATGAATCCAGACATGGACGATGATGAGAAGGG AAAACTGTTTGTTGGTGGTCTGTCATGGGAAACGTCCCAAGAGAACTTGCAGCGGTATTTCTCCCGTTATGGTGACGTCATCGACTGCGTCGTCATGAAGAACAGCGAGTCGGGTCGCTCGAGGGGTTTCGGCTTCGTTACGTTCGCTGAACCGGCTTTGGTTAACGTCGTTCTGCAGAATGGACCCCATCAATTGGATGGCAG AACAATCGATCCGAAGCCTTGCAATCCCCGAACTTTGCAAAAACCAAAACGGGGCGGTGGCTACCCTAAGGTTTTCCTCGGCGGTCTGCCCTCTAACATCACCGAGACCGACCTGCGTGTGTTTTTCGGCCGCTATGGGAAAgtcatggaggtcgtcattatgTATGACCAGGAGAAAAAGAAGTCTCGAG GCTTCGGATTCCTGTCGTTTGAAGACGAGATCTCTGTGGAAAGGGTGACCCAGGAACACTTTATCAACCTCAACGGGAAACAA GTGGAGATCAAGCGCGCGGAACCACGCGACGGGTCTGGTAAGCTGGGCTCGGGTGGTGGCGGCATGGGCGGCGCGGGCATGGGCGGAGCGCCCGGAGACGCGCCCGCCGCCGGCCAGTGGGGACCGCCGCAGGCCGCGCCCATGAACATCATCCAGGGGCACAACGGACAGATGGGAGGACCTCCCATCAACATGCCCATGGCTGGTCCCAATATCATGCAAGG GTACCAGGGCTGGGGCACGTCGGCCGGGCAGACGTCGTACGCGGGCTACGGCGCGGccggcggcgcgggcgggccCGGCAACTACCAGGGCTGGGGCGCGCCGCCCGCCCCGCAGGCGCCGCCGCACGCGCCCGCCTGGCCCGCCACCAACAACTACACGCAACACGCGCAGCCGCCCGCGCAGGGCTACGGCAGCTACG CAAACTACAGCTCTGCTCCCGCGGGCGCTTCCGCCGGAGGCAGCTGGACCAACTGGAGCATGCCCCAAAACTCCAACTCCACTGGCTCTG GCTCGTACGTGCCGCTGTCGGAGGGCGGCGAGATGTacgggcgcgg CGCCGCGCTGTCCAAGTCCTCCTCGGCGGACTACTCCACGTACCAGCAGTACCCGCCCGCCTACCAGCAGGACCAG GGCTCGTCGTACGGCGGCGGCGGGTCGCGCTACGGCGCGGGCGGCGAGTACCACTCGGGCGCCGCGCAGCCGCCAG GTGATGATTACGAATACACGGGCGGCTCCGGAGATGGTTACCAGAGATCGTCGAAACGCAGCCACCACGGCACATCGAGCAGTGGCAGCGCATCAGCGTCATCTTACCATCCCTATCGGCGTTAA
- the LOC124534752 gene encoding heterogeneous nuclear ribonucleoprotein 27C isoform X1: MRMNPDMDDDEKGKLFVGGLSWETSQENLQRYFSRYGDVIDCVVMKNSESGRSRGFGFVTFAEPALVNVVLQNGPHQLDGRTIDPKPCNPRTLQKPKRGGGYPKVFLGGLPSNITETDLRVFFGRYGKVMEVVIMYDQEKKKSRGFGFLSFEDEISVERVTQEHFINLNGKQVEIKRAEPRDGSGKLGSGGGGMGGAGMGGAPGDAPAAGQWGPPQAAPMNIIQGHNGQMGGPPINMPMAGPNIMQGYQGWGTSAGQTSYAGYGAAGGAGGPGNYQGWGAPPAPQAPPHAPAWPATNNYTQHAQPPAQGYGSYANYSSAPAGASAGGSWTNWSMPQNSNSTGSGSYVPLSEGGEMYGRGGGGAAGGAAPALAGALSSAALSKSSSADYSTYQQYPPAYQQDQGSSYGGGGSRYGAGGEYHSGAAQPPGDDYEYTGGSGDGYQRSSKRSHHGTSSSGSASASSYHPYRR; encoded by the exons ATGCGTATGAATCCAGACATGGACGATGATGAGAAGGG AAAACTGTTTGTTGGTGGTCTGTCATGGGAAACGTCCCAAGAGAACTTGCAGCGGTATTTCTCCCGTTATGGTGACGTCATCGACTGCGTCGTCATGAAGAACAGCGAGTCGGGTCGCTCGAGGGGTTTCGGCTTCGTTACGTTCGCTGAACCGGCTTTGGTTAACGTCGTTCTGCAGAATGGACCCCATCAATTGGATGGCAG AACAATCGATCCGAAGCCTTGCAATCCCCGAACTTTGCAAAAACCAAAACGGGGCGGTGGCTACCCTAAGGTTTTCCTCGGCGGTCTGCCCTCTAACATCACCGAGACCGACCTGCGTGTGTTTTTCGGCCGCTATGGGAAAgtcatggaggtcgtcattatgTATGACCAGGAGAAAAAGAAGTCTCGAG GCTTCGGATTCCTGTCGTTTGAAGACGAGATCTCTGTGGAAAGGGTGACCCAGGAACACTTTATCAACCTCAACGGGAAACAA GTGGAGATCAAGCGCGCGGAACCACGCGACGGGTCTGGTAAGCTGGGCTCGGGTGGTGGCGGCATGGGCGGCGCGGGCATGGGCGGAGCGCCCGGAGACGCGCCCGCCGCCGGCCAGTGGGGACCGCCGCAGGCCGCGCCCATGAACATCATCCAGGGGCACAACGGACAGATGGGAGGACCTCCCATCAACATGCCCATGGCTGGTCCCAATATCATGCAAGG GTACCAGGGCTGGGGCACGTCGGCCGGGCAGACGTCGTACGCGGGCTACGGCGCGGccggcggcgcgggcgggccCGGCAACTACCAGGGCTGGGGCGCGCCGCCCGCCCCGCAGGCGCCGCCGCACGCGCCCGCCTGGCCCGCCACCAACAACTACACGCAACACGCGCAGCCGCCCGCGCAGGGCTACGGCAGCTACG CAAACTACAGCTCTGCTCCCGCGGGCGCTTCCGCCGGAGGCAGCTGGACCAACTGGAGCATGCCCCAAAACTCCAACTCCACTGGCTCTG GCTCGTACGTGCCGCTGTCGGAGGGCGGCGAGATGTacgggcgcggcggcggcggcgcggcgggcggcgcggcgccggCGCTGGCGGGCGCGCTGTCGTCCGCCGCGCTGTCCAAGTCCTCCTCGGCGGACTACTCCACGTACCAGCAGTACCCGCCCGCCTACCAGCAGGACCAG GGCTCGTCGTACGGCGGCGGCGGGTCGCGCTACGGCGCGGGCGGCGAGTACCACTCGGGCGCCGCGCAGCCGCCAG GTGATGATTACGAATACACGGGCGGCTCCGGAGATGGTTACCAGAGATCGTCGAAACGCAGCCACCACGGCACATCGAGCAGTGGCAGCGCATCAGCGTCATCTTACCATCCCTATCGGCGTTAA
- the LOC124534752 gene encoding heterogeneous nuclear ribonucleoprotein 27C isoform X2 — MRMNPDMDDDEKGKLFVGGLSWETSQENLQRYFSRYGDVIDCVVMKNSESGRSRGFGFVTFAEPALVNVVLQNGPHQLDGRTIDPKPCNPRTLQKPKRGGGYPKVFLGGLPSNITETDLRVFFGRYGKVMEVVIMYDQEKKKSRGFGFLSFEDEISVERVTQEHFINLNGKQVEIKRAEPRDGSGKLGSGGGGMGGAGMGGAPGDAPAAGQWGPPQAAPMNIIQGHNGQMGGPPINMPMAGPNIMQGYQGWGTSAGQTSYAGYGAAGGAGGPGNYQGWGAPPAPQAPPHAPAWPATNNYTQHAQPPAQGYGSYANYSSAPAGASAGGSWTNWSMPQNSNSTGSGSYVPLSEGGEMYGRGGGGAAGGAAPALAGALSSAALSKSSSADYSTYQQYPPAYQQDQGSSYGGGGSRYGAGGEYHSGAAQPPGVHPHPHHAPKHFTANEFNKEWPAA; from the exons ATGCGTATGAATCCAGACATGGACGATGATGAGAAGGG AAAACTGTTTGTTGGTGGTCTGTCATGGGAAACGTCCCAAGAGAACTTGCAGCGGTATTTCTCCCGTTATGGTGACGTCATCGACTGCGTCGTCATGAAGAACAGCGAGTCGGGTCGCTCGAGGGGTTTCGGCTTCGTTACGTTCGCTGAACCGGCTTTGGTTAACGTCGTTCTGCAGAATGGACCCCATCAATTGGATGGCAG AACAATCGATCCGAAGCCTTGCAATCCCCGAACTTTGCAAAAACCAAAACGGGGCGGTGGCTACCCTAAGGTTTTCCTCGGCGGTCTGCCCTCTAACATCACCGAGACCGACCTGCGTGTGTTTTTCGGCCGCTATGGGAAAgtcatggaggtcgtcattatgTATGACCAGGAGAAAAAGAAGTCTCGAG GCTTCGGATTCCTGTCGTTTGAAGACGAGATCTCTGTGGAAAGGGTGACCCAGGAACACTTTATCAACCTCAACGGGAAACAA GTGGAGATCAAGCGCGCGGAACCACGCGACGGGTCTGGTAAGCTGGGCTCGGGTGGTGGCGGCATGGGCGGCGCGGGCATGGGCGGAGCGCCCGGAGACGCGCCCGCCGCCGGCCAGTGGGGACCGCCGCAGGCCGCGCCCATGAACATCATCCAGGGGCACAACGGACAGATGGGAGGACCTCCCATCAACATGCCCATGGCTGGTCCCAATATCATGCAAGG GTACCAGGGCTGGGGCACGTCGGCCGGGCAGACGTCGTACGCGGGCTACGGCGCGGccggcggcgcgggcgggccCGGCAACTACCAGGGCTGGGGCGCGCCGCCCGCCCCGCAGGCGCCGCCGCACGCGCCCGCCTGGCCCGCCACCAACAACTACACGCAACACGCGCAGCCGCCCGCGCAGGGCTACGGCAGCTACG CAAACTACAGCTCTGCTCCCGCGGGCGCTTCCGCCGGAGGCAGCTGGACCAACTGGAGCATGCCCCAAAACTCCAACTCCACTGGCTCTG GCTCGTACGTGCCGCTGTCGGAGGGCGGCGAGATGTacgggcgcggcggcggcggcgcggcgggcggcgcggcgccggCGCTGGCGGGCGCGCTGTCGTCCGCCGCGCTGTCCAAGTCCTCCTCGGCGGACTACTCCACGTACCAGCAGTACCCGCCCGCCTACCAGCAGGACCAG GGCTCGTCGTACGGCGGCGGCGGGTCGCGCTACGGCGCGGGCGGCGAGTACCACTCGGGCGCCGCGCAGCCGCCAGGTGTGCACCCGCACCCGCACCACGCGCCCAAACACTTCACCGCCAACGAGTTTAACAAGGAGTGGCCCGCCGCCTAG
- the LOC124534752 gene encoding heterogeneous nuclear ribonucleoprotein 27C isoform X5, which produces MRMNPDMDDDEKGKLFVGGLSWETSQENLQRYFSRYGDVIDCVVMKNSESGRSRGFGFVTFAEPALVNVVLQNGPHQLDGRTIDPKPCNPRTLQKPKRGGGYPKVFLGGLPSNITETDLRVFFGRYGKVMEVVIMYDQEKKKSRGFGFLSFEDEISVERVTQEHFINLNGKQVEIKRAEPRDGSGKLGSGGGGMGGAGMGGAPGDAPAAGQWGPPQAAPMNIIQGHNGQMGGPPINMPMAGPNIMQGYQGWGTSAGQTSYAGYGAAGGAGGPGNYQGWGAPPAPQAPPHAPAWPATNNYTQHAQPPAQGYGSYANYSSAPAGASAGGSWTNWSMPQNSNSTGSGSYVPLSEGGEMYGRGGRAVQVLLGGLLHVPAVPARLPAGPGLVVRRRRVALRRGRRVPLGRRAAARCAPAPAPRAQTLHRQRV; this is translated from the exons ATGCGTATGAATCCAGACATGGACGATGATGAGAAGGG AAAACTGTTTGTTGGTGGTCTGTCATGGGAAACGTCCCAAGAGAACTTGCAGCGGTATTTCTCCCGTTATGGTGACGTCATCGACTGCGTCGTCATGAAGAACAGCGAGTCGGGTCGCTCGAGGGGTTTCGGCTTCGTTACGTTCGCTGAACCGGCTTTGGTTAACGTCGTTCTGCAGAATGGACCCCATCAATTGGATGGCAG AACAATCGATCCGAAGCCTTGCAATCCCCGAACTTTGCAAAAACCAAAACGGGGCGGTGGCTACCCTAAGGTTTTCCTCGGCGGTCTGCCCTCTAACATCACCGAGACCGACCTGCGTGTGTTTTTCGGCCGCTATGGGAAAgtcatggaggtcgtcattatgTATGACCAGGAGAAAAAGAAGTCTCGAG GCTTCGGATTCCTGTCGTTTGAAGACGAGATCTCTGTGGAAAGGGTGACCCAGGAACACTTTATCAACCTCAACGGGAAACAA GTGGAGATCAAGCGCGCGGAACCACGCGACGGGTCTGGTAAGCTGGGCTCGGGTGGTGGCGGCATGGGCGGCGCGGGCATGGGCGGAGCGCCCGGAGACGCGCCCGCCGCCGGCCAGTGGGGACCGCCGCAGGCCGCGCCCATGAACATCATCCAGGGGCACAACGGACAGATGGGAGGACCTCCCATCAACATGCCCATGGCTGGTCCCAATATCATGCAAGG GTACCAGGGCTGGGGCACGTCGGCCGGGCAGACGTCGTACGCGGGCTACGGCGCGGccggcggcgcgggcgggccCGGCAACTACCAGGGCTGGGGCGCGCCGCCCGCCCCGCAGGCGCCGCCGCACGCGCCCGCCTGGCCCGCCACCAACAACTACACGCAACACGCGCAGCCGCCCGCGCAGGGCTACGGCAGCTACG CAAACTACAGCTCTGCTCCCGCGGGCGCTTCCGCCGGAGGCAGCTGGACCAACTGGAGCATGCCCCAAAACTCCAACTCCACTGGCTCTG GCTCGTACGTGCCGCTGTCGGAGGGCGGCGAGATGTacgggcgcggcg GCCGCGCTGTCCAAGTCCTCCTCGGCGGACTACTCCACGTACCAGCAGTACCCGCCCGCCTACCAGCAGGACCAG GGCTCGTCGTACGGCGGCGGCGGGTCGCGCTACGGCGCGGGCGGCGAGTACCACTCGGGCGCCGCGCAGCCGCCAGGTGTGCACCCGCACCCGCACCACGCGCCCAAACACTTCACCGCCAACGAGTTTAA
- the LOC124534751 gene encoding uncharacterized protein LOC124534751: protein MENQDNHSFPFENADVADDVISLKDLLERRNILLKKKEEIIRKHNDHNQPPLQSDSKPSSDNILQQEQNHDITSEFNTFTTLLSTVPTQRENKITPLELNVNVVEHNDGLDFSSDDSVADPSYVALSDITNLKPLSPENMEWFPEREIEEKSKTNKKKRKGDQKNWKRMKNKRQRMLGEEYIGFKKDGFKFIQNNPKPARIMGPICMSMRCFSGKAMYCSKLTEEVRSEIFKTYWKMSWQEKKMYVSSMVDQIPTTRKTKGSNSRRSDTKKYFLKVNDKKERVCQKTFLETLGIKEWTVRYWLGEKMNKSEFEPEQREVIVKEPKKDLAKKYLIALPKLPSHYCRQSSSKLYLEPIIQSKSQLYRLYVDYSVSRNEPVASRKVFEGALFEENIAIFQPKKDACDQCCAHKAGNISDAQYTKHIELKDLARAEKSSDKEAAQKGNIHAITADLQAVKLCPCLNASALYFKTKLAVHNFTVYNLGNNRVTCYWFDETVCDLKSTTYATLFVDYLTKLIDDDPKDVVIFTDGCTAQNRNNIVSNALLRLAMAKNIVITQKYLEKGHTQMEVDSVHSVIERKLKNREVFLPSQYATITKEARKVPSPYEVITPDFTFFKDFGLKDYLIYESIRPGRGAGDHCVVDIRALRYNPNGTIDYKLHFSHNFTPLPRRPKKILSIDSVPSLYQSRQPITTTKYHHLQELKSVIPRDCHNFYDNLPFK, encoded by the coding sequence ATGGAAAATCAAGACAATCATAGTTTTCCTTTTGAAAATGCTGATGTTGCCGACGACGTGATTTCATTGAAAGATCTGTTAGAAAGGCGAAACATTTTACTGAAAAAGAAAGAggaaataataagaaaacataATGACCACAATCAACCACCATTGCAATCAGATTCAAAACCTTCGTCAGATAATATATTACAGCAAGAACAAAATCACGATATAACATccgaatttaatacatttacaacACTTTTAAGTACTGTACCAACacaaagagaaaataaaattactccTCTTGAATTGAATGTTAATGTAGTAGAGCACAATGACGGACTTGATTTTTCGTCTGACGATTCTGTCGCAGATCCTTCTTATGTCGCCCTCTCagatataacaaatttaaagcCTTTATCGCCAGAAAATATGGAATGGTTCCCTGAAAGGGAAATAGAAGAAAAGtcgaaaacaaacaaaaaaaagcgCAAAGGGGATCAAAAAAATTGGAAAAGGATGAAAAATAAGCGACAGAGAATGTTAGGAGAAGAGTACATCGGATTTAAAAAAGATggctttaaatttatacaaaataatcctAAACCAGCACGAATAATGGGTCCAATATGTATGTCAATGCGATGTTTCAGTGGAAAAGCTATGTATTGTTCGAAATTAACAGAAGAAGTCAGGTCAGAAATTTTTAAAACCTATTGGAAAATGAGTTGGCAAGAAAAGAAAATGTACGTATCTTCAATGGTGGATCAGATTCCTACCACCAGGAAAACTAAAGGCTCAAATTCAAGGCGAAGcgataccaaaaaatattttttaaaggtgAATGATAAAAAGGAAAGAGTTTGCCAAAAAACATTTCTGGAAACATTAGGTATAAAAGAATGGACCGTTAGATACTGGCTAGGAGAGAAGATGAATAAAAGTGAATTTGAACCTGAACAAAGAGAAGTAATTGTCAAAGAACCCAAAAAAGATTTagctaaaaaatatttgattgctCTACCGAAGCTGCCGTCTCATTATTGTAGACAATCTTCCTCGAAATTATATTTGGAGCCCATCATACAGTCAAAGTCGCAATTGTATCGTCTTTATGTAGATTACTCAGTTTCAAGAAATGAACCGGTGGCTTCAAGAAAGGTATTTGAAGGTGCTTTATTTGAAGAGAATATCGCAATATTTCAACCAAAAAAAGATGCATGCGACCAGTGTTGCGCTCACAAAGCAGGCAATATATCAGATGCGCAGTATACCAAACATATTGAACTAAAAGACTTAGCCAGAGCTGAAAAAAGTTCTGACAAAGAAGCAGCACAGAAAGGAAATATACATGCAATAACAGCAGATCTTCAGGCTGTAAAACTGTGTCCTTGCCTCAATGCCAGTGccctatattttaaaacaaaactagcCGTGCATAACTTTACAGTCTACAACCTGGGGAATAATAGAGTCACGTGTTACTGGTTCGACGAAACGGTATGCGACTTAAAATCGACTACCTATGCTACATTATTTGTGGACTATTTGACAAAATTAATAGATGATGATCCCAAGGATGTCGTAATATTTACAGATGGCTGTACCGCCCAAAATAGAAACAATATTGTATCGAATGCATTATTGCGTTTAGCTATGGCCAAGAACATAGTGATAACTCAGAAATACTTGGAGAAAGGCCACACGCAGATGGAAGTGGACTCAGTTCACTCTGTGATTGagagaaaattgaaaaatagaGAAGTGTTTTTACCCTCTCAATATGCGACTATTACGAAAGAGGCAAGGAAAGTACCAAGTCCTTATGAAGTTATTACACcagattttactttttttaaagactTCGGTCTTAAAGACTATCTGATTTACGAATCAATCAGGCCTGGTCGTGGGGCGGGTGATCACTGTGTCGTTGACATAAGAGCACTCAGGTATAATCCAAATGGTACAATAGACTATAAGCTCCACTTCTCACATAACTTTACGCCTTTGCCTAGAAGACCAAAGAAAATACTTTCAATAGATAGTGTGCCTTCACTTTATCAATCTAGACAACCAATAACCACCACAAAGTACCATCATCTGCAGGAGCTCAAGAGTGTCATACCAAGAGACTGTCATAACTTTTATGATAACTTgccttttaaataa